One stretch of Cellulomonas wangsupingiae DNA includes these proteins:
- a CDS encoding TerC family protein, translating into MDVPVWVWAVIVAVLIVMLAVDYVGHVRSPHEPTMRESAWWSAGYVAIALIFGVIVWAVWGSTYGAEYFAGYVTEKSLSVDNLFVFVLIMASFRVPRLYQQKVLLIGITIALVLRTAFIFAGAAMIENLSWIFYVFGAFLLYTAWTQVRSGSTEDDEYHENAVLRWTRRVFPTTDDYVGDKMVVRVDGKRLLTPMLIVMIAIGTADIIFAVDSIPAIFGLTQETFLVFTANAFSLLGLRQLFFLIDGLLDKLVYLSYGLGAILGFIGIKLVIHALHTNEVPFINGGEHVTAVPEIGTWVSLGFIVGTLAVTTILSLRRTRKDEAARALHVATYGLAPEHHEHPGTATERRTPEGEADRS; encoded by the coding sequence GTGGATGTTCCTGTCTGGGTGTGGGCGGTCATCGTTGCCGTCCTCATCGTCATGCTCGCGGTCGACTACGTCGGCCACGTGCGCTCACCGCACGAGCCGACGATGCGTGAGTCGGCCTGGTGGTCCGCCGGGTACGTCGCGATCGCGCTGATCTTCGGCGTCATCGTCTGGGCGGTGTGGGGCTCCACCTACGGTGCCGAGTACTTCGCCGGGTACGTGACCGAGAAGAGCCTGTCGGTCGACAACCTCTTCGTGTTCGTGCTGATCATGGCGAGCTTCCGCGTCCCGCGGCTGTACCAGCAGAAGGTCCTGCTGATCGGGATCACGATCGCGCTGGTGCTCCGGACCGCCTTCATCTTCGCCGGCGCGGCGATGATCGAGAACCTGTCGTGGATCTTCTACGTCTTCGGTGCGTTCCTGCTCTACACCGCGTGGACCCAGGTCAGGTCGGGCAGCACGGAGGACGACGAGTACCACGAGAACGCGGTGCTGCGCTGGACGCGGCGGGTGTTCCCGACGACGGACGACTACGTCGGCGACAAGATGGTCGTCCGCGTCGACGGCAAGCGCCTGCTGACGCCGATGCTCATCGTGATGATCGCGATCGGCACCGCGGACATCATCTTCGCGGTCGACTCCATCCCCGCGATCTTCGGCCTCACGCAGGAGACGTTCCTCGTCTTCACGGCGAACGCCTTCTCCCTGCTCGGCCTGCGCCAGCTGTTCTTCCTCATCGACGGGCTCCTCGACAAGCTCGTGTACCTCTCCTACGGGCTGGGCGCGATCCTCGGCTTCATCGGCATCAAGCTGGTGATCCACGCGCTGCACACCAACGAGGTCCCGTTCATCAACGGCGGTGAGCACGTGACGGCCGTCCCGGAGATCGGCACCTGGGTCTCCCTCGGGTTCATCGTCGGCACGCTCGCGGTGACGACGATCCTGTCGCTGCGGCGCACCCGCAAGGACGAGGCGGCGCGGGCGCTCCACGTGGCGACGTACGGCCTGGCGCCCGAGCACCACGAGCACCCCGGCACCGCCACCGAGCGTCGTACGCCGGAGGGTGAGGCCGACCGCTCGTGA
- a CDS encoding VOC family protein, translating into MDRRLQIVLDAHDPRGLGDFWAYVLGYQQEPPPDGFATWEETLRAWGLPEERWNDAYAIVDPQGAGPRVFLQKVPEPKAGKNRVHLDVGLPGAGGRGGPPDREAVRARATELEGRGARRVREFDAEQQGYWIVMQDPEGNEFCLV; encoded by the coding sequence ATGGACCGCAGGCTCCAGATCGTGCTCGACGCACACGACCCGAGGGGGCTCGGCGACTTCTGGGCGTACGTGCTCGGGTACCAGCAGGAACCCCCGCCGGACGGCTTCGCGACCTGGGAGGAGACCCTGCGGGCGTGGGGCCTGCCCGAGGAGCGGTGGAACGACGCGTACGCGATCGTCGACCCGCAGGGCGCCGGGCCGCGCGTCTTCCTGCAGAAGGTGCCCGAGCCCAAGGCGGGGAAGAACCGGGTGCACCTCGACGTCGGCCTGCCCGGGGCCGGCGGCCGCGGCGGGCCGCCCGACCGGGAGGCGGTCCGCGCCCGTGCCACCGAGCTGGAGGGCCGCGGCGCGCGGCGCGTCCGGGAGTTCGACGCCGAGCAGCAGGGGTACTGGATCGTCATGCAGGACCCCGAGGGGAACGAGTTCTGCCTCGTCTGA